Part of the Pirellulales bacterium genome is shown below.
TGAAGATCGCGCCCTGACAGACGATATCGAAACCGTCGTTGCCGCGATTCGCGATCACAAGATCCTGCCCGAGCCGGGTCCAAATGCTAACGGCGGCGCCAATGGTCGCAACGGCGCCAGCCATCGCAACGGCCACAGCTAGAGAATTTCGCTACGGAATTCTGCGAACACGCGCCGTTCTCTTCCTGGCGATTGTGCCGCTAAAACCGGTCGTTTTCCCTCGATGATCCGCCGGCACCGGGGCATTTACACTACCGTCCCCCGTGCAACTGATTAAACTCACACAAGGGCCCTCGCGGAGCCCCAGGAACGCCACGCCACGCAACCCGCCTCCGGCGGGGCAAAAGCCTTTGTGTGGCCGCGGCAGCGTCGCCACCGGCGTTGAAGATCGAACCTGCCTTCCGCCCGTGTCCCAGACCAAGGGGCCGGTCTCGTTTTGTGTCCTGTGCCACGGCCGCCGCGCCGTGGGGAATGCGATCATGACTCCCGAGCCGATTCTTGCCGCGGTCGATAACTATCGCGGCACGATCGTCGACATTGATCGCGGGCTGATCGTGCGTCCCGAAATGTTCGCCACCGCCTGGCATGCTCTCGCGCGAAGAATCGCCGAGACGGGACTGACGCCTGGCGATCGCGTGATTATCGCCATCGGCAACGGTCCAACGTTTATCGCCGCCTGGGCCGCGATCCTGGCCCAAGGGGGCTCACCACTTTTCGTCCACGTCGAGACGCCGACGGCGGAAATCAAACGCACGGCGCTACGTTTCCGCGCGCGGTTTGCCATTACCGATGCCCGACAAGAATCGGAATTGTCGGCCGTCGGCGCGCGGACCTGTGTATTATCAGCCGCCGAATGGGCCGAATTTGTCTGGGGTGATTTTGGCGAAAGCGTGGAATACGGCGATCGCCCCATGCTGCGCCTGCCGGGCGTGCCGCTGCATCCCACTTCCGGCACCACCGGCCAATACAAAGTTGCCGTGCGACCGGTCGACTGTGCGCTGGCCGAAGTGGCGCATTACGTTTCGACGATCGGCGTCGACGCCAACGATACGCTGCTGGCGCTGGCGCCGATGAGCCACGCCTATGCGCATGGCTGGTGCGTGGTGACGCCGATGGCCACCGGCGCGAGCATAGTCACCATGCGCAAGGCTTCGGCCCGGCTTGTCTATCAGGCCTGCCAAGAGCAGAACATCACAATCCTGCCGGGCGTGGCCTCGATGCTCGACACGCTGATGTTCGGCGCCGGCCAACGATTGTTCGACCCCCAGCGCCGCGTGATCACGGGCGGCGCGCCATTGACCGAGCGCACGGCGACGCATTTCGAGCGCATTTCCGGATCACGAGTTCGCCCGCTGTACGGCGCCACCGAAACCGGCGGCATCGCCGTGGCTCGCGGAGACTGCCTGGCCACGGGCGGATACGTGGGGCCGCCATTTGATGGAGTCCGCGTCGAGATTCGCCCATCGGCCGATCCCACCGAGTTCGGCCCAGGCATTGGCCTGGTGCATGTTCGGTCGGCCTCGGTCATGATCGGCTATCTCAGCGATGAGAGGCTCGATACTTCGGTGCTGGACGGTGGCTGGTTCAACACCGGCGACTTGGGCTCGATCGATGCCGACGGCGCGCTGAGCTTGTACGGCCGCCAGGCCGAGGTGATCAACATATCGGGCATGAAGGTGCTGCCGCGCGAGGTCGAAGAAGTGATCGCAGCCATACCGGGCGTGGCCGAGGTAAAGGTCTACCCGGGCCGCACGCGTCACGGATCGTTGCACGTCAAGGCGGCCGTGGTCGCCGAAGAGAGCATCGATACGGCCCAGGTCAAAGCCCACTGCCAGGAGCATCTGATTTACTACAAGCGCCCGGCGCGGATCGTCTTTCTCGAGGCCCTGCCAAAGTCGGCGGCCGGCAAAGTCCTTCGCGACCTGCTTCCCTGACAGGATGCCCGGCGATGAACCTGGGAAACTGGCAACTCGACACCGTCGATGGCGGTTGGCTGTCGCTCGATGGCGGCGTCACCTTCGGCATCGTGCCCAAGGCTCTATGGGGCAAGCTAATCACGGTCGACGAAAGCAATCGCGTCCGGCTGCGCAATAATTGCTTGCTCGCACGCGATGGCCGGCACGTGGTGCTGGTCGATACCGGTTACGGAAGTAAGTACGGACCGCTGGATCGCCGCTTCTACGAAATGGAAGAAGGAAATCCCGTGCTCGATAGCCTGGCGCGACTGGGCGTCTCACCTGACGACATCGACACGGTCGTACTCAGTCATTTGCACTTCGACCATGCCGGCGGCACCACGCATTACACCGAGAAACGCCGCCTGGCGCCCACGTTTGCCCGGGCCCGGCATATCGTCGGACGCCTCGAATGGGAAGACGCGACCAGCCGCGCCCCCGAATTAGAAACCGCCTACCCGATCGAGAATCTCACTCCGCTAGCCGAAGCGGGCGTCGTGGAATTGATCGAAGGGGATACCGAAATCGTCCCCGGCCTGCGCGCCCGCCTGACCGGCGGCCACACGCGAGGACATATGTCGCTCGTGTTCGAATCCGGGGGCCAGACCGCGATCTTTATCGGCGATATCTGCGCTTCGTCGATGCATCTGCATCGCATGTGGAACCTCTCCTACGACACATTTCCCTTGGACACGCGGCGCACGAAGCCGGCCCTGCTGGCCGAGGCAGCGGCGGGCGACTATTGGGTCTGCTGGCCGCACGATC
Proteins encoded:
- a CDS encoding fatty acid--CoA ligase family protein gives rise to the protein MTPEPILAAVDNYRGTIVDIDRGLIVRPEMFATAWHALARRIAETGLTPGDRVIIAIGNGPTFIAAWAAILAQGGSPLFVHVETPTAEIKRTALRFRARFAITDARQESELSAVGARTCVLSAAEWAEFVWGDFGESVEYGDRPMLRLPGVPLHPTSGTTGQYKVAVRPVDCALAEVAHYVSTIGVDANDTLLALAPMSHAYAHGWCVVTPMATGASIVTMRKASARLVYQACQEQNITILPGVASMLDTLMFGAGQRLFDPQRRVITGGAPLTERTATHFERISGSRVRPLYGATETGGIAVARGDCLATGGYVGPPFDGVRVEIRPSADPTEFGPGIGLVHVRSASVMIGYLSDERLDTSVLDGGWFNTGDLGSIDADGALSLYGRQAEVINISGMKVLPREVEEVIAAIPGVAEVKVYPGRTRHGSLHVKAAVVAEESIDTAQVKAHCQEHLIYYKRPARIVFLEALPKSAAGKVLRDLLP
- a CDS encoding MBL fold metallo-hydrolase, whose product is MNLGNWQLDTVDGGWLSLDGGVTFGIVPKALWGKLITVDESNRVRLRNNCLLARDGRHVVLVDTGYGSKYGPLDRRFYEMEEGNPVLDSLARLGVSPDDIDTVVLSHLHFDHAGGTTHYTEKRRLAPTFARARHIVGRLEWEDATSRAPELETAYPIENLTPLAEAGVVELIEGDTEIVPGLRARLTGGHTRGHMSLVFESGGQTAIFIGDICASSMHLHRMWNLSYDTFPLDTRRTKPALLAEAAAGDYWVCWPHDPRIAAARLVNLGSRGFELVDPRERI